TGGGAGAAGATGAGTCGCAAGGACCTGAAAGCCTCACTATGTCAAGTTTGTCCGTTAACGATGGGAGTGATACCTCAAGGTTCTCTCTATCTACAGGCAGTGGACAAATATTAAACAAGCGACAAGAAGTATCTCCTCATGGTAGTGATAATGACACCATGATTGAAAAGATGAGATATTCCATTCCGACATATGGAGAAGATCAATCTTCAGCAGCTTTTCTGAATTTGCCAACAGGATTCATGAATGGTGATCAGCACCTTGGCGGTAAAGGAAGGGATGGGTTCACTTACAATGGAAACCCCGGCTCTGGGTTCGTAAATGATACTTTGAATGAGCATGGGGTTTTGGAGGATAATGACATCAATCCTGGGGAATTTTTGGCTTCTCAATTCCCTGGTTTTGCTGCTGAAAGCCTTGCAGAGGTCTATTATGCCAATGGCTGTGACTTGAACTTGACAATTGAGATGCTGACTCAACTTGAGGTATACTGTGTTCTTCTTAACTAACCTACCATTGACCAAGAGTAGAGGCTAATTTCCTTCATGGTTGTGGGTTTTCTGGTTGGTCCAACCTGGATAGAATTTTTGGTTGGCAAACATGTTTATGCCACATGGCAAGTTGCATTGCCTTGGAACTTGGTTGGCAAGTAGACCCCACTACCCTcgctgctcacatgtcaagtttcaggctGGATTAACTTTTCCACATAGAAAAATGAAGCATTGAAAATTTCTGGACTACGAAGAGGGTGCATGGACCTACATGGGAAGGAAATGATGGAATTTGAGTCCGAAAATTGACATGTGGCCAATGCAGATCAATCCTAAATATCCAACAATTGGAATTGTGATATCTTAATGTCATGGGGCACCAATAGGTGTGAGCCAACCAGGAAGTAATCATGGTTAGCCCAACCAGGAATATTTCTCCCTCCACTTTTGGAGTGTATATGTAATACTTGACGAACTGTGAAGGGAATAGTAGGTAACATACCCATCAGGATCTTCCACTGAAATGTTTTTTCATGTGCAGTTTTAGTCTTCAAAATCCATCATTTTATGTGACAACCATTTATGCAGTTCCTTTTAGGATAAATAATGAAGGCATTAATGTAATAAATAACTGTACGGTACAATTTTTGACTCAGgttatatttatttttggtggATAGAGGAGTTGGGTTAAATAAAGTTGCTTATGATTCTTGTGAAGGAGAACAATTTTATATAGTTGGCTTTTGTACCTGCTGATGCAAATGTTAGCAGATATTATTGGCATTGTGTATGATCTTTAGATATGGGTgttgaaaatgtttttttttgcaATTGCAGCTTCAAGTTGATGGTGCTTTTAATCAGAACCTGAACTCAAAAACCATGCCTGCTCCAAGCCTGAGTGCAATGGATTTTCCTGCACTTACTGCTCCTGATGGTCAAAATGGGTTGTCAAAATATGCGGGTGATGATATCCAGCAAACTCCCAATCCATACCAGTCTTCTGACAGGGACACTATTCTTTTCTTCAAGTCCAGCTCTTCAACTCCATCTAGAGGTGCTATTGATTTTGCTTCAGCTGTTAGGAAACTGGCATCTCAGGATTCTGGTCAATGGAAGTATGAGAGAAATGGTTCTTCAGATACCTCTGTTGGATCAACTAGAAGTTCCCATAACTTAGGTAGCTCTTATAGTGGCGGTCATGGGAGGACCATCCATGGTGACCGATTGCAAAATCATGGTTCAGCTCGAGGAGCTTCTTGGCTTGAGACTGGAGCTGTAGTTGGTAATGTTCCCGAGTTGACAATCTCTAAACATGTTTCACAATGGCACTATACTTTTGgaatttggtttttttcctCATATTTTCTTAACTATGTTGAGATGGCAGGAAATATGTACTCGGAGCTTAGGGGAGAAGCTCGTGATCATGCACGCCTTCGTAATGCATACTTTGAGCAGGTATCATACCTGAGATGTATTTGggcacttcccccccccccccctcccttttttttattttctgttaaaTTCTTTTGTATTGGTTAATAATCTGTCTATGCCATGCATATTGGCATCTTTGATAGATGCAAGTCTAATGCTGCTGTTGAGAATTTGAGATGTAGCATCACAATTGAATGAAATTTGAGATTCCAAGGGAGTTGGAGCCGCTTCCTGCTGCTGATCCGAAGCCATATTTTGATTTCTGGTTTGTCCATTCAGGTGTTGTGTAAATCATGAGAGGTTTTAAATGAATTGTATAGGATATGTTTCTTAAGTAATTTAGTTCATGTTAATGAATCATAACAGAAGACCTGGATCAACTGCAAATTCACATAGACAAACTTTGGCAATGAGACTATAATGTATGTTGTCCAAGAATTAGAGCTGGGTAGATGAAGTCAAGAGGCACCTTTTTGAGTGTGTATGTGATCAGCACATTGATCTATAAAATAATTGACTTTATAGATGGATATGGGACCCCGATCATGCTTTATGAAGCTGAGTACTGGATGATAAAGAAACAACACATACTTAAATATAGACTACTGAGATTTTGATTGAGTTATCTTGGTTATGTTGaaagcatagttcgagaactcgtttcgtttcggtatttcgggctgaccgaaatattgtatattttctggtatgtttcgataggtcatttcggtgggttttaggccaagttaaggcctgaaacttcatggaaaccctattttaggctatataaacacatttaaatgttcaaattgcaaaaatagtcctccaaaatggtgttttggatgtgcgccattgattggcaacgtacggtcgaaccctaatgtataagtgtataacttagttaattacatatttacacatacacattgtacattagacaagtaaattgacttggaactaagttggaaacataatgactcattagttaagtcataaatcataatattaagcacataagacatcaagtcaacaacaagttaacaaataacaatttaagagttaagatttaagaagatgatatcaaacattccaaatcacaatatgtcaatatccccaattgtcccctacaaggctacaagtcaagtagtcaactagttatcgttcatctcaaatgtttacaaatttgctaataataactactccgccgtccaggaccaaccccactcatggtctactggagccgacgtgtattgctctccaactgtaggacaaatgcatgccacgtcatagtctgggagaagaagcgagtgtagtcatccacggtggccatgtaaactgcatcatcaacacGCTGAAGGTAACCGATCataggatataggtcaccaaactgtgaagaagtactacccactgatccactatgatatgagtcatatgacggctctgggagcatgtacgggttgtacagctgcggctggtgggttgggtagccagggtaggaaaagaagtcatccacaaaagacgatccactatgTCCCTGTGAGTaggagtcatactcaaaactgggaatggatggagaagatataggctactgcccccaagggtactgtccagaatgcccttcgccaaatggatgtgaatgagatgaaccatgctctgattgtgctggagatggaTTGCTGTCCTCATGAAAAAATGGGGCACGAAAATGCCCATTCGATCTActgtctctatcgccaatattcagtccaccaacagagccagatagggcatcaatgtccataagctcaacctgcctactagtaccactaccacgaccaccaggacgaggtggacgatgtgggccgtgtggctggtgtgggggcacggattgcctcttgctgctcttgtaccacaaacgggactcgagttccctcatatgctttaccaccatcaccatcatcatcacgtccatcattaccttcatcatcacctccatcattaCCATCTCCATCAGGACcaccatatatttatttcatcataaACAAATATGTATTTCCCTAAAACATCGTAGATTGGCGTCCGGTGGATTGCTGTCCTCATGAAAAAATGGGGCACgaaaatgcccactcgatctactgtctctatcgccaatattcagtccaccaacagagccagatagggcatcaatgtccataagctcagcctgcctactagtaccactaccacgaccaccaggacgaggtggacgatgtgggccgtgtggctggtgtgggggcacggattgcctcttgctgctcttgtaccacaaacgggactcgagttccctcatatgctttaccaccatcaccatcatcatcacgtccatcattaccttcatcatcacctccatcattaccatctccaccaggaccaccatatatttatttcatcataaACAAACATGTATTTCCCTAAAACATCGTAGATtggcttccggtgtctaacatatatttatttcatcacaaacaaacatgttgatcatgcatttccctaaaaaaaatcaattttgagaatatggttttacctggaatagtggaaaggcttcacagatatgctaagaagtttgttctccaagtgattctGGCGCCAGagatgcggcaaggattcaagtgggaagtggaagaatggagaagaaatgagcaaaaaccttcaaaaaccaagcaaaagtgcAAAACCAGAGCTGTTTCTCAGCGACCGGGACTGACGAAACATGTTCATTTATATAGAGCAATTTCTCGAGAAACTcgaaatctcgcgaaattttgaaaaaatctcgagATATCTTGAAATTTCTAGAATTTCGAtcgaatttttgtatttttttgatttgagGTGGCATTTCATTTCGAGGAGGttgaaatatccgaaatttccgaTCTCGATGGAGATTTCGTGAGATTTTAAACTATGGTTGAAAGAAGACTAGTAGATGAGCTGATTTGAAGTGGCATGTCACATggccaagaaagagaaaaagaacaaggGGGAAAACAGAGTT
The sequence above is a segment of the Telopea speciosissima isolate NSW1024214 ecotype Mountain lineage chromosome 7, Tspe_v1, whole genome shotgun sequence genome. Coding sequences within it:
- the LOC122666958 gene encoding polyadenylate-binding protein-interacting protein 7-like isoform X1 encodes the protein MMSLSTKVISTNDTKLNATCKTTTLNPNAAEFVPFALRSSSGNLGSAEVTRRLDASGTSGKSVLDRSESTVSNNSDEEAHQYWRCQLPDDITPDFKFMGEDESQGPESLTMSSLSVNDGSDTSRFSLSTGSGQILNKRQEVSPHGSDNDTMIEKMRYSIPTYGEDQSSAAFLNLPTGFMNGDQHLGGKGRDGFTYNGNPGSGFVNDTLNEHGVLEDNDINPGEFLASQFPGFAAESLAEVYYANGCDLNLTIEMLTQLELQVDGAFNQNLNSKTMPAPSLSAMDFPALTAPDGQNGLSKYAGDDIQQTPNPYQSSDRDTILFFKSSSSTPSRGAIDFASAVRKLASQDSGQWKYERNGSSDTSVGSTRSSHNLGSSYSGGHGRTIHGDRLQNHGSARGASWLETGAVVGNMYSELRGEARDHARLRNAYFEQARQAYLIGNKALAKELSVKGQLHNMHMKAAHGKAQESIYRQRNPVAPELQGCIRGQEQMIDLHGLHVNEAIHVLKNELSMLRSLARSSGQRLQVYICVGTGHHTKGSRTPARLPIAVERYLLEEEGLEYTEPQPGLLRVVIY
- the LOC122666958 gene encoding polyadenylate-binding protein-interacting protein 7-like isoform X2, encoding MMSLSTKVISTNDTKLNATCKTTTLNPNAAEFVPFALRSSSGNLGSAEVTRRLDASGTSGKSVLDRSESTVSNNSDEEAHQYWRCQLPDDITPDFKFMGEDESQGPESLTMSSLSVNDGSDTSRFSLSTGSGQILNKRQEVSPHAFLNLPTGFMNGDQHLGGKGRDGFTYNGNPGSGFVNDTLNEHGVLEDNDINPGEFLASQFPGFAAESLAEVYYANGCDLNLTIEMLTQLELQVDGAFNQNLNSKTMPAPSLSAMDFPALTAPDGQNGLSKYAGDDIQQTPNPYQSSDRDTILFFKSSSSTPSRGAIDFASAVRKLASQDSGQWKYERNGSSDTSVGSTRSSHNLGSSYSGGHGRTIHGDRLQNHGSARGASWLETGAVVGNMYSELRGEARDHARLRNAYFEQARQAYLIGNKALAKELSVKGQLHNMHMKAAHGKAQESIYRQRNPVAPELQGCIRGQEQMIDLHGLHVNEAIHVLKNELSMLRSLARSSGQRLQVYICVGTGHHTKGSRTPARLPIAVERYLLEEEGLEYTEPQPGLLRVVIY
- the LOC122666958 gene encoding polyadenylate-binding protein-interacting protein 7-like isoform X3, yielding MMSLSTKVISTNDTKLNATCKTTTLNPNAAEFVPFALRSSSGNLGSAEVTRRLDASGTSGKSVLDRSESTVSNNSDEEAHQYWRCQLPDDITPDFKFMGEDESQGPESLTMSSLSVNDGSDTSRFSLSTGSGQILNKRQEVSPHGFMNGDQHLGGKGRDGFTYNGNPGSGFVNDTLNEHGVLEDNDINPGEFLASQFPGFAAESLAEVYYANGCDLNLTIEMLTQLELQVDGAFNQNLNSKTMPAPSLSAMDFPALTAPDGQNGLSKYAGDDIQQTPNPYQSSDRDTILFFKSSSSTPSRGAIDFASAVRKLASQDSGQWKYERNGSSDTSVGSTRSSHNLGSSYSGGHGRTIHGDRLQNHGSARGASWLETGAVVGNMYSELRGEARDHARLRNAYFEQARQAYLIGNKALAKELSVKGQLHNMHMKAAHGKAQESIYRQRNPVAPELQGCIRGQEQMIDLHGLHVNEAIHVLKNELSMLRSLARSSGQRLQVYICVGTGHHTKGSRTPARLPIAVERYLLEEEGLEYTEPQPGLLRVVIY